A single Vulpes lagopus strain Blue_001 chromosome 3, ASM1834538v1, whole genome shotgun sequence DNA region contains:
- the VPS26A gene encoding vacuolar protein sorting-associated protein 26A isoform X2 has protein sequence MVNLAFKQPGKRLEHQGIRIEFVGQIELFNDKSNTHEFVNLVKELALPGELTQSRSYDFEFMQVEKPYESYIGANVRLRYFLKVTIVRRLTDLVKEYDLIVHQLATYPDVNNSIKMEVGIEDCLHIEFEYNKSKYHLKDVIVGKIYFLLVRIKIQHMELQLIKKEITGIGPSTTTETETIAKYEIMDGAPVKGESIPIRLFLAGYDPTPTMRDVNKKFSVRYFLNLVLVDEEDRRYFKQQEIILWRKAPEKLRKQRTNFHQRFESPESQASPEQPEM, from the exons ATG GTAAACCTAGCCTTTAAGCAACCTGGAAAGAGGCTAGAGCACCAAGGAATTAGAATTGAATTTGTAGGTCAAATTG aacTTTTCAATGACAAGAGTAATACTCATGAATTTGTAAACCTAGTGAAAGAACTAGCCTTGCCTGGAGAATTGACTCAGAGCAGAAGTTATGATTTTGAATTTATGCAAGTTGAAAAGCCATATGAATCTTACATCGGTGCCAATGTCCGCTTGAG GTATTTTCTTAAAGTGACAATAGTAAGAAGACTGACAGACTTGGTAAAAGAATATGATCTTATTGTTCACCAGCTTGCCACATACCCTGATGTTAACAACTCTATTAAGATGGAAGTGGGTATTGAAGATTGTCTACACATAGAATTTGAATATAATAAATCAAA GTATCATCTAAAGGATGTGATTGTtggaaaaatttactttttattagtaAGAATAAAAATCCAACATATGGAGTTGCAGCTGATCAAAAAAGAGATCACAGGAATTG GACCCAGTACcaccacagaaacagaaacaattgcaaaatatgaaataatggaTGGTGCACCCGTAAAAG gTGAATCAATTCCAATAAGACTATTTTTAGCGGGATATGACCCAACTCCAACAATGAGAGATGTGAACAAAAAATTTTCAGTAAGGTACTTTTTGAATCTAGTCCTTGTTGATGAGGAAGACAGAAGGTACTTCAAGCAGCAG GAGATCATTTTATGGAGAAAAGCTCCAGAAAAATTGaggaaacagagaacaaacttccACCAGCGATTTGAATCACCAGAATCACAGGCATCTCCTGAACAGCCTGAAATGTGA